A section of the Lepus europaeus isolate LE1 chromosome 19, mLepTim1.pri, whole genome shotgun sequence genome encodes:
- the EPS8L1 gene encoding epidermal growth factor receptor kinase substrate 8-like protein 1 has product MSTSTGPEAAPKPSAKSIYEQRKRYSTVVMADVSQYLVNHLVTFCLGEEDGVHTVEDAARKLAAMDSQGRVWAQEMLLRVSPGHVALLDPASKEELESYPLGAVLRCDAVTPPGRGRALLLLVCQEPERAQPDVHFFQGLRLGAELIREDIQGALQNFRSGRGERRAAALRATQEELQRGPAPAAETPPLQRRPSVRAVVSAAGPAVERARPREGPIPEAEEAQAPGPADHPADAGPRGPDLASLQAEREVDILNHVFDDVESFVARLQKSAEAARVLEHRERGRRTRRRASGEGLLTLRARPPTEAEYAAVLQKIKYAFSLLARLRGHIANPSSAELLHFLFGPLQMIVDTSGGPELASGVRRPHLTSEAVALLRDNVTPREHALWTSLGDAWTRPGLELPPEEGPPYSPEFCSGWEPPATDLQGRAWEDPVERQLRHERRRRQQSAPRAAVNGHQDPEQEAEPAGRWVLCAYDFQARNGSELSIQQGDVLQVLDDRRKWWKVRDPRGQEGYVPYNILTPHPGPGGDSGQHPAPPPDSAPPAPRAPAPARPRWNSCDSLDNLDASEKERFSQMLSVHEELQARLAQGRPGPSRTAPGPSRTAEPQLSPRSDAAEVRAWLQAKGFSSGTVEALGTLTGAQLFSLQKEELRAASPEEGARVYSQVTVQRALLEDGAKPSELEAVMQKQKRKVDGNVGSEVI; this is encoded by the exons ATGAGCACCTCTACTGG cccagAGGCCGCCCCCAAGCCGAGTGCCAAGTCCATCTATG AACAGAGGAAGCGGTACTCCACGGTGGTCATGGCCGACGTGTCCCAGTACCTGGTCAAT CACCTGGTGACCTTCTGCCTGGGGGAGGAGGACGGCGTGCACACGGTGGAGGACGCCGCGAGGAAGCTGGCCGCCATGGACAGCCAGGGCCGCGTCTGGGCGCAGGAGATGCtgctgcgggtgtcccccggccACGTGGCGCTGCTCGACCCGGCCTCCAAG GAGGAGCTCGAGTCGTACCCGCTGGGCGCCGTGCTGCGCTGCGACGCCGTGACGCCGCCGGGCCGCGGCCgcgcgctgctgctgctggtgtgcCAGGAGCCTGAGCGCGCGCAACCCGACGTGCACTTCTTCCAGGGCCTGCGCCTCGGG GCGGAGCTGATCCGAGAGGACATCCAGGGCGCTCTGCAGAATTTCCGCTCCGGCCGCGGGGAGCGCAGGGCGGCGGCGCTCAG GGCCACCCAGGAGGAGCTGCAGCGCGGACCCGCGCCCGCCGCCGAGACCCCGCCCCTGCAGCGCCGCCCGTCGGTCCGCGCCGTGGTCAGCGCGGCGGGGCCGGCCGTGGAGCGCGCGCGACCCCGGGAGGGGCCCATCCCCGAGGCGGAGGAGGCGCAGGCGCCCGGCCCCGCCGACCACCCCGCGGACGCGGGCCCCAGGGGTCCCGACCTGGCGTCTCTGCAGGCCGAGCGCGAAgtg GACATCCTGAACCACGTGTTCGACGACGTGGAGAGCTTCGTGGCGCGGCTGCAGAAGTCCGCCGAGGCGGCCCGCGTGCTGGAGCACCGCGAGCGCGGCCGCAGGACCCGGCGGCGCGCGTCCGGGG AGGGCCTGCTGACGCTGCGGGCCAGGCCGCCCACGGAGGCCGAGTACGCGGCGGTGCTGCAGAAGATCAAGTACGCCTTCAGCCTGCTG gcccggCTGCGCGGCCACATCGCCAACCCGTCCTCGGCggagctgctgcacttcctgttCGGGCCGCTGCAGATG ATCGTGGACACGTCGGGCGGCCCCGAGCTCGCGAGCGGCGTGCGTAGGCCGCACCTGACCTCCGAGGCGGTGGCGCTGCTGCGGGACAACGTCACTCCGCGTGAACACGCGCTCTGGACCTCGCTCGGGGACGCGTGGACCCGCCCAGG GCTGGAGCTGCCCCCGGAGGAGGGACCCCCGTACAGCCCCGAGTTCTGCAGCGGCTGGGAGCCCCCGGCCACCGACCTGCAGGGCCGCGCCTGGGAGGACCCGGTGGAGAGGCAGCTGCGGCACGAGCGGCGGCGCCGGCAG CAAAGCGCCCCCAGGGCCGCTGTCAACGG CCACCAGGATCCCGAGCAGGAAGCCGAGCCCGCGGGGCGGTGGGTCCTGTGTGCCTACGACTTCCAGGCCCGCAATGGCAGCGAGCTGTCCATCCAGCAGGGGGACGTGCTCCAg GTCCTGGATGACCGGCGCAAGTGGTGGAAGGTCCGGGACCCCCGGGGGCAGGAGGGATACGTGCCTTATAACATCctgaccccccaccccgggccgggCGGGGACAGCGGCCAgcacccggccccgcccccg GACAgtgcgccccccgccccgcgggccccggcccctgcccggcCACGCTGGAACAGCTGCGACAGCCTGGACAACTTGGACGCCAGCGAGAAGG AGAGGTTCTCCCAGATGCTCAGCGTGCACGAGGAGCTGCAGGCGCGCCTGGCCCAGGGCCGCCCGGGGCCCAGCCGCACCGCCCCGGGGCCCAGCCGCACCGCCGAGCCGCAGCTCAGCCCGCGGTCAGACGCGGCGGAGGTCCGCGCCTGGCTGCAGGCCAAGGGCTTCAGCTCGGG GACCGTGGAAGCGCTGGGGACGCTGACCGGCGCGCAGCTGTTCTCGCTGCAGAAGGAGGAGCTGCGGGCCGCGAGCCCCGAGGAGGGGGCGCGCGTGTACAGCCAGGTCACGGTGCAGCGCGCGCTGCTCGAG GACGGGGCGAAGCCGTCGGAGCTGGAGGCAGTGATGCAGAAGCAAAAAAGGAAGGTGGATGGCAACGTGGGCTCGGAGGTCATTTGA